The Notamacropus eugenii isolate mMacEug1 chromosome 4, mMacEug1.pri_v2, whole genome shotgun sequence DNA window TTGTTAGAGCTATCTAGAAGCCATCTTTTggacattttttccttcctccttgtcACCTTCATTTCAGGTGGTCCCACCCAGATTGACATCAACATCTATCCCACTGGAATCCATCCGAATGGCTCCCTCTTTGTCGCCAGGGGCTCCCGGGTAACCTTCAACTGCAGCAGCAGCTCCTACCCACCACCCATGGTGGAATGGTCCTTCCAGCCACCAGCATCCAGCAGCGAGCCCTTTGGGGTCAACAGTGAGATCTTCAGCTACTTTGTGCTCCAGAACATGTCGCCCGCACTTCAGGGGAATTACACGTGTTTGGCCACAAACATGCTCAGCAAGAGAGTTCAGAAAGTGACCTCTGAGCTCCTGGTGTATTGTACGTAAGAAGTTtgattcaggatttgaactcatatcttcttgaccctaggtccagtgctctgtccactcaGCCACCTTGTCATTCATtgctttcccttaaaaaaaaaattgcattgtctttttttttttatacccaTCATTTGCCATTAATCTTCCTCTCAGCCCTTTTTAGCAAAGAATAACATTTAAGCAAGACCAATCAACACAGGCCAAGTCTGATAGGTAATGCCCCATTCCTTATCCAAGGTCCTCCACCTCTCTACTGAGAAGAGAAAGGTGTGGTTCATTGTACCACTTCTCCAGGATGGAGATTCTTTATTACAATTCATTAGAGTTTTATGGACCttttatcatttatattattgGCATTGTATATATTGATCcccttttcctgctttctttgttttgcatcagttcatacaaatcttttcatgattttccaaaTTCTTCCTATTTACTTTGTCTCCTGGTATAACACTATTCCATTATATCTACATCCTTTACACACAGCGTGAGAGGAGGCGTCATGGTGGAGGAATGCAGTGATGTCAAACGCAAatagaaagaaacttagaaaaccacaaattcacattatctCTGTCAGCCTCTCAGTATCAGACTGTAATTTGCAAAGCAGTCAACATAACTGCATTGGAAGAAGAGTTTTTtcattatatcaatgaaattataggttcaactcaaaagcaaaaatacagcatggtatagtagagtcaggaagacctgggtccaaatcctgcccctgacacaTACTAGGCTGCGTGACTCTGAAGAatctacttaacctctctgtgccccagATAATTCTAACTCTGTAAAGTACAGAAGCTTTGCAATCTTCATTAGTGGATAGAATTTTCATACTAGGAGCCTCACACACCAAATGAAGTCATAGGCCTGGACAAAAAAAGATTAGAGTGCTAAAATCAGTACTAAAATATCCTAGGCATACAACAGTTGTGCGGTGCTAAAACATAGGACTCTAATGAATATCAAGGGAAAATAGACCTtgcattaaaattttatatttgcaaTCTACAGAAGGGAAAATCCTCATATGTAAAGGGAGACATTGTCCATACTTCTTAGGAACTGATACTTGTCCTTTTGCTAAAGGAGAGAATAAAGTTTTgtgataaatggaaaaaacacaGCTTGCCAACTTGCAGAGCTAACTGGGGCACGGTAATCTGGGCACTTGCCAGGGTACTGAATTTTGAGAGCGCTGAAAGTATCTCTAGGCCTCCCACAGCATGGGAAGAACAGATGTTAGGACATTACAAGAATGATGGGTTAAAATAGAAAACAGAGGGTGGGCTGGAGTGAGCTCTTCCCTTACCCCACCCTGCTCTATCTGCCCCCAAAACTCAGTATATACTTTGAGTCACTGCCCCAGGCATAAAAATTCACCCTTAGTTTACATTTCTGCCCATTCCCTTTacttgagaggggaaaaaaaggaatttttatatttttggagTTGCCAGAGGTTTCAGCTATATGAAGATAACTGACTGGGGCTGAACTTTTTGTTGTCTCAGCCCTGTCATGTTAACAGATGACCTGGTGCCAAAGGGAACCAGCTAGAGTTGTCCTTGTGTTTTACAGATCCTCCTTGGTCAGACCCACAGTGCTGGGCAGAGACGGCTGCCATGGGGTCTATGTTACAGCTCATCTGCCAGTGGTCTGGAGGGTATCCAGATCCTGTCTTCCTGTGGACAGAAGAGCCAGGGAGCTTGGTCTTGGGCAATTCAAGCTTGGGTGTAGAGACACTCAATCGGTCCCAGTTGTCTGATGGCAAGAAGTTCAAGTGTATTGGGAATCATATCGTGGATTCGGGAATGACGGGGACCAGCTGCGTGGTCCAGATAAGTGAGTCTCCTGTGGAAGAGGGGTTGCCATTCCTTCATAGGATACCTAGGAAACAAGGAGTATTTGGGAGCTTCCCCTCTCTACCCgcttctttccttctgttgaaTTTTGTAAACATTTAATCAGGTATGTTGGTTCTACCTGTATGTCTAGTGATCCCTAAAAACTTCCATTTTGACCATTGGTGAGCCTGTTTCCCAAAGGTATAGCCAAGAAAAGGCCCACATGTGGGAAAATGCCAAACACTAAAGAAGGAAGGTCCTTCTTTTTTCCAGGATAGGAGATATGACCTTCTTTCTTTATGTGCCCATAGAATACACAATCTTCATTCCTGACTTTCAGAatccttctcttttaaaaaacaaaagttttttgatgtctttttttttttacatcactgtcaGTTCCTAagccctcctttgtaacaaagaaaaacagttaagtaaaattaACAGAAAGTGACTGATTCTGAGAGCAGACAACATTTAAATATTCTGTCTCTATTGCCCCACCTCTttattggaaaaaggaaataatcattcTTATAGTGCCTACTAAGcaccaagcactttataaaaattatctcatttgatcttcacagcaaccctgtgagataggtactcttactattcccattctacagttgagggaactgaggtagacagagtagTTTAGCAGCTTGCCTGAGGTCATGTAGCTAGCAGGTATCTAAGATTGAATTTGAATAGAGGCCTTCCTGATGCCGAGTCCAgcttctatccactgggccacttagaTACCTCAGAAGTTTGTTTCCCTCTTTGTATTCTGGTACTAAAATTGGTCATTGAAAACAATCCAAGTAATACTAGTGGGTACTCTAGTACTAAGACTGCTAAGTggtaccatagtgcatagagtgccaggcctggagtcaggaagactcattttcctgagttcaaatccagcctcagccatttactagctatgttaccttgggcaagtcatttaatccctattgcctcaatttcctcatctgtaaaatgagctagagaaggaaatggcaaattaatccagtattttgccaagaaaaccccaaatgggatctcaAAGTCAGACACCACTGAGTTGACTAGACACTAGTGCTAAAATTGGTCGTTGCAAACAATGGCTCCCTTATAGTGTTGCTTTATctgcattattattgtcattgtataCGTTTGTATACAATGTATACATTGTATAAGTTTCCTTAGTCCACTTTCTTTACCCTGCATCAGTTTataagtcttctcatgtttctctgaattcctcatagaTGTAGTTTGTTACAATGTAAAAACATTCTGTTACATTGATACTCTGTAGTTTGTTCAGCTGCCTTCAACTGATGGGCCCCCACTTTGTTTCCTATTTCATGCTGTCATGTAGTCCTGCTCTGGATATTTTTGtatgtttccttgtctgtgacctccttggggtatatgtcCAGTAGTGAACTTCCTGAGTCCTTCCCTTTTTTTAGGTCTCATTCAGTTGCCATTTATTTCATAAAAGTTTCCCTGATCCTTCCACCCAAAACCTTATCTCCCTTCTCAAATATTCTTAGAGTCAGTATCgtagattttgagctgaaagggaccttagaggccattgagtctagctatctcattttgcagataaggaaactgaagtccagagaggttaaatacccaggtcacatagctgttaaaggcttgaggttgtatttgaacccaggaactCCCAACTCCAAATTTAGTGCCCTTTATCCAGATCTTTCCTTTGTTTCAGTTCATCTTATACTACTCTGTACATGTTGCCTACGTCACCTCCCCTCATGAGGATGGGGGACTCTgcaattttgtctttgcatccccagtacgtCCTCAGTCATTGACTTTTATtccaggaagagagaatgaggctgacctgagttcaagtcccacctctgacatatattggttgtgtgacctttggcaagtcccTGAACTTTTTGAGGCTCTAGACCAGAAGtggcaaactcaaatagaagcatATATCCCTTCTGGTGGCATAGTGATTCAAAAAACTACAAACTAATATtaactatgttttattgtatttttattgattttgtcaaacatttcccagttatgCTTTAATCTAGTTTGGGTTCAGTGTGATGAAGTTTGTCATTTCTGCTTTAGACAACCCTCTAAGgagcagagaaggtgctgacctgcattggtaaagggaattttctcatctgggagttccctgtatcagtacaatcacaggtccagtcccttcCTCTAAGATTTATATAGCgagttaaggtttgcaaaacatcttaaataagttatctcatttgactctcacaatcACTCTGTAAAGTAGGGGCTAATATTATTCAAGAGGGAggaagccaatttttttttttttatttttcttaaggacctactatgtacaTAATGTGCTTGATACTGAGgaatgtgaaaataaaaacagaatgattcctgccctcaaaaagctggGAGAATACTGGGAGAATacaacatttattcattcaacaaacacttattaagcatgtacCATGTGTTAAGCACTagtaaaaatgaaacagcccctgccctcgaAAAGTTTACATCCTATTGAAGAGAAGCAGCATGTATACAGAAAAGTACATGCAAAATATACAGAACTATCTTCTCAGGGGATAGAAACAAGTAATTGGAGTGGGGATTAGGGTACACTGAGTGACACAGATGTGACAAGAGATGTTTTCTAGCTTTGTCATCTTGGGCAAGATGctgaaactctgcctcagttttttcatctttaaaatggggataataatagaccCTACCTcctaaggctgttgtgaggatcaaatgctatagtatttataaaatgttttgcaaatcttcaagtgtTATGTAAAGActaattgttgttattattactcttactggcagctaggtggcgccaaaGTGCATAGAGTACCAGaactcgagtcaggaagactcatctccctgagttcaaatccagcctcagactcttactagctgtgtgaccctgggcaagtgacttcaccctgtttgctgcagtttcctcatctgtaaaaggggctagaaaaggaaatagtaaacttctctagtatctttgccaagaaaactccaactggggtcacaaagaattggatacaactgaacaacaaattactATTGTATTGTATAGGAGGTACATTTTAACCGATTCTTTAATGAAGTAGGGAGTCTGTACTTcgataaataaatgtaaattatttgagAGAGATGGAGAGCACTGGAGGAAGGAACAAGGTCAAGGAGGACTTCAAGAAGGAGTAGTGGGACCTGCTCAGTGCTTAGAATAAAGATAGATAATAGGGAAGGTTTTCATTCAAAGCATGGAGAGTAGCCTATGCAAAtacatggaggtgggaaatgggtTGCTGAGTTTGGAGAACAGTGAGTAGGCTAGATGGCTTGAAAGAAGAATATATGAAAGAGAGTTCTATGTACAGCTGGAATGGTTCTGTTGGAGAATCTTAAAAGCCAGGCTTGACAGCTAAATTAATGTGTAGAGTACCTaaggagaggaaaaagtcagccAAGTCTTTGAGGTTATGAActtggatgactgggaggattcTAGTACCCTTAATACAGCTAGGGACAGTTAGAAGATGGGTTGGTTTGGGGGAAAAAGGTGATGACttcttgagtttgagatgctgctAGGACATTGGGGTGGAAGCATCCACCAGCTGGTAATCCCAGTTTGTATTTCAGGGGAGAGATCAGGTTTGGTTATAACCatatgggagtcatctgcataaaggtGACCATTAAACCCATGAGTAgaaatgagatcaccaaggaagaAAGAGTAGAAAGAGGAAAGGGCCTACCCTGAAGGAATACTCATGCTTAAGaagatcatggaatcatagatttagggctggaagggactttttaGTAATCTTAGTCATGTGAGATGTGAGtcactttttgtgaccccatttgggaatttcttggcagagatgctggaatgatttgtcatttccttctccagctcattttacagatgtggaaactgaggcaaacaggggtaagtgacttgctcagggtcacacagctagtaagtgtctgtgactggatttgaactcaagaagatgagtcttcctgactccaaatcggacattctgtgcactatggtgccacctagctgcctccaaaggacttcagagaccatccagttcaaccccctcattttacagatgaagttgaatgcctaagtgacttgtctgtagTTAAACAGCTAGTGTCTGGATcaggatttgcacccaggtctgcctgactccaagtctagtgtgcTACCCACAAAATCTTTCTTAGTGGCAGATGATGAGCCAGCAAACAGACTGGAGCTGAAAAGAAGCAGTGATAGAGATGAGAGAATAAAGAAACAGCAGAGTCCCAGAAGCCAAGGGGAGAGAGAACCTCTCAGAGGACAGGGTCATCAACAATATAAGAAGCTGCTATCCCGTTAGGGAAGATGAGAAATCAATAGCCAAAGGAATGAACTTCTAACTTTCAAGTTTTGTGGCACttggaaatggaaagagattAAGGGCAGAGAGGTTCTGAAAGCAGACATAGGGTTGATCAAAGAAGGTTATCTCTGAATGAGATCTTAAAGATCATTAATCCACATGTAAGGAAATtcaggttaggtgactttcccaaatTCAGGGTTGGAACCCAGGTTCTGCCACTgcaagtccaatgttctttctgcATCATTGgtagaatcagagaatttgagAATTAAAAGGGTCCTCAGTGCATTCTAAGCCAACTTGTCCTTGATAAGTGGGCATCCAGCTTCTGCTTAATGATGCCTAAGGAGAGGGACCCACCCCCTCCAGAGGCAAGCGCTTCTACCTTGggacagctctcattgttagAAAAGTCTAAATTGACCTCTTTAAAACTGCCATATTtaggggtagttaggtggcacagtgaatagagcactggcccccaagtcaggaggacctaagttcaaatctagcctcagacacttgctagctgtgtgaccctgggcaaatcacttaactaaccccaattacctcaaaaACAAACCACGAAGTTTGGTAGATCAAAGACAAATTTTGGAGAGTGTTAGAAGCAAGGCTAAGGAGTGAATTTTCAATCTAGTGGTTTGGTGGTCATCTGCTATTTACTCCCCAAACCCTAGTGAAGTGATTTCTGGAGGCAGTGAAGTACAATGGAAAGTGTGTTAGCTTGGAGTCAGAACCCAGGTTCAAAGCTTTGGCAGTTCCTTTAGGCAGTTTACctaacctctcagggcctcagtttccttctctgtaaagtgcATGGGGTTGGCCTAGACAGCCTCTCAGGTATCAtccagctctgtgatcctgtAAGGAAGAAGTCTGGCTGGAATTTACCCTGAATCTCAAGCTAGCTCAAACTTGGCTGTATAAacatctgtctttctttctctctctttatgaCTACCAGGTGGACCCACCCTTCAGTCTGAGCCAATGAAGACCTGCTTCTTGGGAGGCAATGTGACCCTCACCTGCCAAGTGTCTGGAGCCAACCCCTCGGCCAAGATCACCTGGCTGCGGAATCTCACTCAGCCAGAGGAGGAGATCCTGCCCAGCTCACGTTACCTGATAACACACAAGGACTCAGTCTCTACTCTCACCATCCTCAACTGTTCCCAGGGTGTGGATGAAGGCTTTTATGTCTGCAGAGCAGAAAACCCTGTGCGGATGAGGGAGGTGGACATCTGGCTGACTGTGAAAAGTGAGTGTGACACAGCTGGCTCCCAGGAGCTGTATggtaggggaaggagataaggttGTCCAATCTTAGAATGGACAAGAGAGTGATGCTTTGGTGATGCTTTCTCCACAGCAGGTAGACCGCAGTCATCATaggtttaaagctggaagggacctcaaaggtcatctagacTAATCACCCCCTCAAAAATTTTTTACAGAAAAgcaaactgagcctcagaaaagTGATTTCTTTAACCTATAGTTTGTGACAGAGCCcggattcaaacccagctcctctCACTCCctagccagtgttctttccaccaccCTGCCTGCCTCATACATTGCCAAACAGCTGAAACCAGTTGCTTCATTCAGTAAGCCTGGGGAGGCAAGGGCAGATTCTCAAGGATGCCAGGGTTGTTGTTCAAACTAATATGATCTATTCATTTGACAAGAATTCCTTGAGCACTATAGGTGCCAGATAAGTGCTGCAGATAGAAAGataagcaataaacatttataaagtgcctactatgtgccaggcacagagctAGGTACTAGAGGTACAAAGACAATGAGTAAACATTGACTAAttacctactctgtgctaggtgctagagatatgaTGACAATCAatgaacaggtatttattaaagcCATCAGGAtgttgggcatacaaagacaatgaacatttattaagcacctactgtgtgctggggatataaagacaaccaatcagcaagcatttattaaggacctaatTAGTCAGATAGAGTtctagacctggagtctggaagacctgagttcaaatctgacctcagacatctactagatgtgtgaccctgggcaagtcactaaacttctatttgccccagttgcctcatctctaaagtggggcaacaatagcacctatctccctgcattgttgtaaggattaatgagttaataattgtaaagcatttagtacggtgcctggtacattgtaagtgatataaatgttaactatgatTAGCTAATATTATTCTGTGCTGGAGAGTGTGTGGGGTGCAAAGACAACtaatcagtaatcatttattaaatgcctactgtgtgctggcaATCAGcggtcatttattaaatgcctactgtgtgcggGGGAGGCAAAGACAACCAATCAATcatcatttgttaaatgcttactctgtaccaggcactgagttaGGTGTTGATGGTACAAACCAAAACCCAAtgcctgccctcagagagctcttacatacatgtgcatagtg harbors:
- the VSIG10 gene encoding V-set and immunoglobulin domain-containing protein 10 isoform X1, with product MPRGRVPAPLLLLLLFLCEQSSANRVPSETKAVFIGEEQENITIPCSNTSSPGGLVSWYRNKPEATFLLSSNTTLPPESRYSLVNASSLHITGLGPQDEGNYTCREVLNETLGDHLEHRVQLLVASGPTQIDINIYPTGIHPNGSLFVARGSRVTFNCSSSSYPPPMVEWSFQPPASSSEPFGVNSEIFSYFVLQNMSPALQGNYTCLATNMLSKRVQKVTSELLVYYPPWSDPQCWAETAAMGSMLQLICQWSGGYPDPVFLWTEEPGSLVLGNSSLGVETLNRSQLSDGKKFKCIGNHIVDSGMTGTSCVVQISGPTLQSEPMKTCFLGGNVTLTCQVSGANPSAKITWLRNLTQPEEEILPSSRYLITHKDSVSTLTILNCSQGVDEGFYVCRAENPVRMREVDIWLTVKKPLNIGGIVGAVVILILLGVGTVSGFILYYSPNICLKVGNSLRGQDTSDVMVLVDSQDEEEEEAEEEEEEREEEDLPKEITRHGHIHRVTALVNGDVERMGNGLQVLQDLLKMGPGCSLGLGTWKAWASHLASAIHLLCEHGLL
- the VSIG10 gene encoding V-set and immunoglobulin domain-containing protein 10 isoform X2, which produces MPRGRVPAPLLLLLLFLCEQSSANRVPSETKAVFIGEEQENITIPCSNTSSPGGLVSWYRNKPEATFLLSSNTTLPPESRYSLVNASSLHITGLGPQDEGNYTCREVLNETLGDHLEHRVQLLVASGPTQIDINIYPTGIHPNGSLFVARGSRVTFNCSSSSYPPPMVEWSFQPPASSSEPFGVNSEIFSYFVLQNMSPALQGNYTCLATNMLSKRVQKVTSELLVYYPPWSDPQCWAETAAMGSMLQLICQWSGGYPDPVFLWTEEPGSLVLGNSSLGVETLNRSQLSDGKKFKCIGNHIVDSGMTGTSCVVQISGPTLQSEPMKTCFLGGNVTLTCQVSGANPSAKITWLRNLTQPEEEILPSSRYLITHKDSVSTLTILNCSQGVDEGFYVCRAENPVRMREVDIWLTVKKPLNIGGIVGAVVILILLGVGTVSGFILYYSPNICLKVGNSLRGQDTSDVMVLVDSQDEEEEEAEEEEEEREEEDLPKEITRHGHIHRVTALVNGDVERMGNGLQVLQDDSRETQSDIFQEECDRPV